ACAATCCCCATCCCTGCAAAAGTTGTTAAGAGTCATACATTGAGAAAATAGAATTGGAATCAAATCCATCAatttcttcatcattttctagATTTATCTTCTGGTTGAGTAAACTGAACTACTGTGAATGCAGGGTGAATCAAGGATATTGGATGCACCAAATATTAGAAATGATTACTACACAAACCTTCTGGACTGGGGGAAAAACAACATTCTAGCGGTTGCGTTAGGCTCAGAAATGTACCTTTGGAACTCACAGAATAGCAATGTACTTAAGTTGTTTACAGTCACTAACAACAATTATCCGGCTAGTGTTGCTTGGTCCGATGATACTAGATACATTGCAATAGGATTTATGCACTCTAATCTTCAACTCTGGGATCCTGAGACTTCAAAGCTGGTAATGCACCTCTCTATTAATATTTGGTGTACAAAGTGTCTTGATGTACTTAAGTCCTTGATTCTTGTAATGTACACTTAGGTAAGAAACCTGGAAGGTCATGATCAAAGGGTTGCAACCACTGCATGGAATAGTCATATTTTAACTTCTGGAAGCCATGACACATCTATAATCAATCATGATGGTAACTAGAAACCCCTTTCAGCCCCTTTGATGCATTTATAGTATAATAAGATGTGTGTTAAATAAGGGTTGTTTGGTTTGtgaacaaaaaatagaaaatggaATTTTATTGTTTTCAGAAAGTTTTGACAATAGTGTTTCGGGAATTTTGGTGCTTCTATAGTTTAAAGTGCTTGATTTTAGTCCTACATTAAATGTTGATGTGACAAATCAAATATAAATGTGAAAAGTTAAATAATGATATCTCTTGTTTTATCATGTCTGCATTGACTAAAATAATGGTAGAAACAAAAACCAAAGAACAGAAGTTTATACTTTATAGAGACAAATAAAAGAATCATGAATTATGATAATATCATCATaccttatttcttttctttttggtgTGTTGTTGTAAGCAGTTAGAGCAAGAAATGTGATTTCAAGAGTAAAAGCACACAAAGCAGAAGTTTGTGGCTTGAAATGGTCAAGCAGGGGGAACATATTGGCAAGTGGTGGCAAtgaaaatgttatttatttatggGACTCATCAAAGATGAGTTCTTCCAATTTCTTGAACTGTTTCAAGGATCATTCTGCTGCAGTGAAGGCCCTTGCTTGGTGCCCTTATGATTCAGATGTACTTGCTTCTGGAGGTGGCACCCATGACAGATGTATTAAGTTATGGAATGTGCAAAAAGGAACCTGCATTCGCAGTATAGATACCAAAGCTCAGGTAAGTTAGGCATTTTTCTGCTTCTaaagtataaaaatattctGTGACATAATGTGATAGAAACAAGTCAAATTACTTAAGTGCACACAAACTTTGCCACACCTTGCTTGTATCTGGCAACACTTACCATCTTATTGATCAATTCAGGTTTGTGGCTTAGAATGGAATAGGCATCACAAGGAGATATTAAGTGGCCATGGCTTTAGTACAAGTGCAGATCAAAACCAACTCTCTTTGTGGAGGTATCCATCGATGACCAAAATCGGCGGCTTGGATCGACACACTTCTAGAGTCCTCCATGTATCTCAGGTATGGTCtgaattattattagtattttctCAAGTGATAGATTTGTATGCTTGATCAATTACAATAGCTTCAAATGGCTTCTTGCAGAGCCCTGATGGGTTAACAGTGGTGTCAGCTGGGGCAGATGAGACTCTTCGCTTTTGGGATGTTTTTGGACCACCTGTTACTCAGAATTCACATACCTCGGATCTAAATAGTCTTTTGTCTCTTAAGATATCCCCAATAAGATGAaggaaacaaaacaattttgTCCTCTTATTCATTTTTGTGTAAATAGTTATACCATTGATCTTGTTACATCAGTCAGGTTTTAGAAATACAATATTGTAAATGAATTCATTATTGAGATATGCACATAATATTAGTCCAAAAGAGAAACAATGCTTGTTAATCTGACAAATGACATAATATTGAGATATGCACATAATATTAGTTCAAAGTTGACttgtactttttaaaatttaaaagtctaatataactttatatattaactaattttcaaatttaacgCTTAAATTTGTGTCtcttatagtatttttaaattttaaaaactattttactAAACATAATTGTTGTTGCTTGTGTTTAttgaaagttatttttaattcttttgtgacaaattatttttaatttaatttactaaacATAAATGCTACACTTCTTAAAAAATCATCTTTTAAAAGCTAGCTTTTACGagctattttgaaaaataaaaattttaccaaactcAGCCTTAAGTCTATAGAATCTAGCTAAATCCGCAACTCATTCTAAAATCTAAATGATTAAATGTCATGTGTCAATAATTGCTGTTTTAACTGATACCAGAGAGAATATACCTTCATCTGTTAAAACTTATTTAAATGTTCTTTCTCTTATTTAATTGAGAGATAAAAATACACGTTTtagacagaaaaaaaaaatatcgtccaaatatattaattttttaatataactaATGGagtagtttttttaaaaaaaaaaaaaggcagaCAATTTTTCTGTTCTCACCATGAAGTGATCCACAAGGTGGTGTTGCCATTAAGAAAGGAATTTATCAGAATGAGACAATGAGGAGAATAAGATAACAATTGGGGGCAAGACAAAGAGAAGATCCTTAATTACATCCTTTGAAATAAGCGAAAAGAATAATACATTTCTTGAAATAACGCAAATTAATGGTAACTCTCTCTTCAAGAATAGTGGCAAAATGTTCCATTGAGTTAATTATTGGACACATTATGCCCAAATTCTTTTCTTTGGTGCAAGATCTGATGTCTTTATCTCATCTATCTTTGCTGCTACAATGAAATCGTTCATGCTCAATCCCCCTGCAAAATTTTGAAACCATTTCTAGTGTCCTTTTGCAAAATCAAACTTCGAATTCAGCAAAAATAATGTGAAATCCAATGAAAGTAATGCATTTTTGTTCTTTCAGAAAATTTAGCATATTTTAAAGTCATTATCATTTTGGAATTTCAACTGAAAGCATAATTTTTATACCATTTTTATCCTATGACACTCTGCCGTCATAAGTCCATTGCAAATTTTTCTCAAGGACATATTCGTACTTTTTTTTACCTTAAGGACCTATAAGTTTATCACAAAATTCTTCATAGATCTATTTGTCTAAAAGGGTTATCAGAGTCATATGTGAAACAGATTTTTCTTAATTCTTGAAAGATTTTTCAGAGTCATAACTGAAAGATTTTTCTTAATTCTTGAAGACAACCTTAAAAGACAAACATTGTGAAACAGATGGAGTATATAAGAAGGGTTGTTCTTGACTTGTTGTTCCAAGGTTATATGGCTTACCAATGGAAGCTGTCCATAGTTCTGCTCTAACTTGATTGGGTTGTTCCAAGTGAATACTTGGGAAATGGCCAGCATGCTCTGCTACTTTAGAGATTCTGTTAATGAGTTCAACTCCGCATTTAAAATCTCTCAATTTCCACAAGCATTGAAGCTTAAA
This sequence is a window from Arachis stenosperma cultivar V10309 chromosome 10, arast.V10309.gnm1.PFL2, whole genome shotgun sequence. Protein-coding genes within it:
- the LOC130954167 gene encoding cell division cycle 20.2, cofactor of APC complex-like, which encodes MWNFECDWYSPKSLLSIPTHYDLPGDRFIPNRSLMDLDQAQSLLTNRTKKIHNKQFNDVYRKKVDEQLSLDSEGNPFKMLVFRGSPKSSRKSIRHIDEIREGEARALQNSCNPYMLRKLPKGESRILDAPNIRNDYYTNLLDWGKNNILAVALGSEMYLWNSQNSNVLKLFTVTNNNYPASVAWSDDTRYIAIGFMHSNLQLWDPETSKLVRNLEGHDQRVATTAWNSHILTSGSHDTSIINHDVRARNVISRVKAHKAEVCGLKWSSRGNILASGGNENVIYLWDSSKMSSSNFLNCFKDHSAAVKALAWCPYDSDVLASGGGTHDRCIKLWNVQKGTCIRSIDTKAQVCGLEWNRHHKEILSGHGFSTSADQNQLSLWRYPSMTKIGGLDRHTSRVLHVSQSPDGLTVVSAGADETLRFWDVFGPPVTQNSHTSDLNSLLSLKISPIR